In Gadus chalcogrammus isolate NIFS_2021 chromosome 11, NIFS_Gcha_1.0, whole genome shotgun sequence, a single window of DNA contains:
- the erfl3 gene encoding uncharacterized protein erfl3, protein MKTPGDTGFAFPDWAYKPESSPGSRQIQLWHFILELLRKEEYHDVIAWQGDYGEFVIKDPDEVARLWGARKCKPQMNYDKLSRALRYYYNKRILHKTKGKRFTYKFNFNKLVLVNYPFIDVGSGGSAVPQSAPPVPTSGSSHFRFPSTPSEVLSPNEELRSPGGVFGAVARRMGRGSVSDCSDGTSVNSEIEEGNGGAAEERGGERGLSGGGGGGVGFRGLIHPRLSHESLLRMYGAGNPAGHHGSRGPHRGHQEPISPFPVSPLPGPGGSGLLAPPLSPALSMTPSSHLPYTPSPTLSPMLGSHFSFNPEDMKRYLQAHTQSVYNYHLSPRAFLHYPNIVIPQPHRPSADKAAERERERGGGLGERGERAAALAGGERERERERDRERHPQHPSLAHVALHHHHHHPHHHPPHSAHPHPHPHSHPTHHPLHLGEEAAHMSPFKFKLQPPPLGRKQRGDGQGSGRQGSMSSASGTSTSGMGSSLSFGSDLSSAGGSGLVSNSSSTQSLNSAGLPKIKVEPISDIESEEEVEVTDISEEDPDEDYELFSARHVRGGPAHQHPHRLNHTHPHLANGSALHHHHDHPDDDLDEDVFKAPAPPPPGLSPFAVSPHRAPAPFTPSAIAPVTAAAIKSEPADSPPPTQCIPLKLRFKRRWSEDQRMETSSQEESDDKKVRAEQERQRNGARLDTKEEEDSGRRRREGGGGGGGGGGGEDADSPPPLVYEGSLAPPPLLASHRRVSAELHRATAQLSLENKTC, encoded by the exons GTTTCGCCTTCCCAGACTGGGCCTACAAGCCCGAGTCGAGCCCCGGGTCCCGGCAGATCCAGCTGTGGCACTTCATCCTGGAGCTGCTGAGGAAGGAGGAGTACCACGACGTCATTGCCTGGCAGGGCGACTACGGGGAGTTTGTCATCAAGGACCCCGACGAGGTGGCCCGTCTCTGGGGGGCCCGCAAGTGCAAACCACAGATGAACTACGACAAGCTGAGCCGTGCACTGAG GTACTATTACAACAAGCGCATCCTGCACAAGACCAAGGGCAAGCGCTTCACCTACAAGTTCAACTTCAACAAGCTGGTCCTGGTCAACTACCCCTTCATCGACGTGGGCTCCGGAG gcaGCGCCGTCCCCCAGAGCGCCCCGCCCGTGCCCACCAGCGGCAGCTCCCACTTCCGCTTCCCCTCCACGCCCAGCGAGGTGCTGTCGCCCAATGAGGAGCTGCGCAGCCCTGGGGGCGTGTTCGGGGCGGTAGCGCGCCGCATGGGCCGCGGCTCCGTCAGCGACTGCAGCGACGGCACCTCCGTCAACTCGGAGATCGAGGAGGGCAACGGGGGCGCGGCCGAGGAGCGCGGCGGGGAGAGGGGCctgagcgggggagggggcggaggagtGGGGTTCAGGGGCCTGATCCACCCGCGCCTCTCCCACGAGTCCCTCCTCCGCATGTACGGAGCGGGGAACCCCGCCGGCCACCACGGCTCCCGGGGCCCGCACAGGGGCCACCAGGAGCCCATCTCCCCCTTCCCCGTGTCGCCGCTGCCGGGGCCCGGGGGCTCCGGcctgctggccccgcccctctccccggCGCTCTCCatgaccccctcctcccacctgccctacaccccctcccccaccctgtcGCCCATGCTGGGCTCCCACTTCTCCTTCAACCCCGAGGACATGAAGCGCTACCTGCAGGCCCACACCCAGTCGGTGTACAACTACCACCTGAGCCCCCGCGCCTTCCTGCACTACCCCAACATCGTCATCCCCCAGCCCCACCGGCCCAGCGCGGACAAGGCcgccgagagggagagggagagggggggaggactgGGCGAGAGGGGCGAGCGAGCAGCCGCATTGGCCGGAggcgagagggagcgagagagggagcgagacagagagcgcCACCCGCAGCACCCGTCTCTGGCGCACGTggccctccatcaccaccaccaccacccccaccatcacccgcCGCACTCGGCCCACCCGCACCCCCACCCGCACTCCCACCCCACGCACCACCCGCTGcacctgggggaggaggcggcGCACATGTCCCCCTTCAAGTTCAAgctgcagccgccgccgctgggCCGCAAGCAGCGCGGGGACGGCCAGGGGTCCGGCCGGCAGGGCTCCATGTCCTCCGCCTCCGGGACCTCCACGTCGGGCATGGGCTCCTCGCTGTCCTTCGGCAGCGACCTCAGCTCGGCCGGCGGCTCGGGCCTCGTGTCGAACTCCTCGTCCACGCAGTCGCTCAACAGCGCCGGGCTGCCCAAGATCAAG gtggaGCCCATCTCAGACATcgagtcagaggaggaggtggaggtgacggacATCAGCGAGGAGGACCCCGACGAGGACTATGAGCTCTTCTCCGCCCGCCATGTCCGGGGCGGCCCCGcccaccagcacccccaccgcctcaaccacacccacccccacctcgcCAACGGCAGcgccctgcaccaccaccacg accaccccgacgACGACCTGGACGAGGACGTGTTCAAggcgccggccccgcccccgcccggcCTCTCGCCCTTCGCCGTGTCGCCGCACCGCGCGCccgcccccttcacccccagCGCCATCGCCCCCGTCacggcggcggccatcaagaGCGAGCCGGCCGATTCCCCGCCGCCCACCCAGTGCATCCCGCTGAAGCTGCGCTTCAAGCGGCGCTGGAGCGAGGACCAGCGCATGGAGACCTCGTCCCAAGAGGAGTCGGACGACAAGAAGGTGCGCGCCGAGCAGGAGAGGCAGCGGAACGGCGCCCGGTTGGAtaccaaggaggaggaggacagcggccggaggcggagggaaggaggaggaggaggaggaggaggaggagggggggaggacgcAGACAGCCCGCCCCCCCTGGTGTACGAGGGgtctctggccccgcccccgctgctGGCGTCCCACCGGAGGGTGAGCGCCGAACTGCACCGCGCCACGGCCCAGCTCTCCCTGGAGAACAAGACCTGctga